From a region of the Sphingopyxis sp. YR583 genome:
- a CDS encoding TonB-dependent receptor has translation MRKATLASSVCLTICAAMGAGAPSAAFAETSDEAAATRVGDRDDDAIIVTARKRVENVQDVSESITVVSGESIDTMQIVQPSDLTRIAPALTFRDNPIPTSSGFAVRGIGTSTFSSTVEQSVSTVVDGVVLGQPQSAASLIDISRVEVLEGPQGLLFGKNASAGLVNIVTNTPRLGALAAEASVTYGSDGELRNTGVLNVPIGDRLAVRLVGFRNRTDGFIHNKFLNEDYNGEKNYGFRGKLLFEPTDKVSLLVSADYAKDTSACCFSTARTLGTNANLANYFNLYGVTPGPDNLDVVAGKPFGTLPGAPLRVYKGISGQLDIDVGELELTSITGYRNNHYILDFDGDQTPLDRFDYNGGDYDYKQFSQELRLASPTGQTIEWLAGLFYFRSTNNVFYQAGGRLLGPAPLPLVVGVIETDFRSKSYAGFGSVTWNASDALRLRVGGRLTRDDLRARRLAYDLPGARPGSSALIGSVAGDTTETGRTTNFSWKVTGEYDVAPDVMVYANAARGYKGPGLASSGIIQPGVDPIIRPEKVWSYDLGIKASFLDNRATFNAALFYEDFTDFQTQIYDTSTNPPGFRTTNAGGLKTKGVQAQFSIRPAVGLTLSANGIYVDAKYHDLDGLSCPYAWTVPTPSNGCRIVAGRPVIDASGNRLANAPKFKFNLAANYQAPVADGVDLLFATDYSWRSDEQFSANGDPLTIQPAFGIWNGSIGLSLDGGKWELRAFVRNLLDKQYVTLLSPNSADTSGGYSQYLSRYSQRQVGLTMRVRLGN, from the coding sequence ATGCGTAAAGCGACGCTTGCGAGTTCGGTCTGCCTGACCATTTGCGCGGCCATGGGTGCCGGAGCGCCGTCGGCAGCCTTTGCGGAGACGTCCGACGAGGCCGCCGCGACTCGCGTAGGCGACCGCGACGACGATGCAATCATCGTGACCGCCCGCAAGCGGGTCGAAAATGTCCAGGATGTTTCGGAGTCGATCACCGTCGTAAGTGGTGAGTCTATCGATACGATGCAGATCGTCCAGCCGAGCGATCTGACGCGCATCGCGCCGGCGCTCACCTTCCGCGACAATCCGATTCCGACCTCCTCGGGTTTCGCGGTACGCGGGATCGGCACCTCGACCTTTTCCTCGACAGTCGAGCAAAGCGTCTCGACCGTGGTCGACGGTGTTGTGCTCGGCCAGCCGCAATCGGCCGCGTCGCTGATCGACATCAGCCGCGTCGAGGTACTCGAGGGACCGCAAGGACTGCTGTTCGGCAAGAACGCGTCAGCCGGCCTCGTGAACATCGTCACCAACACGCCACGGCTCGGCGCTCTCGCCGCCGAAGCATCGGTCACGTACGGCAGCGACGGCGAGCTGCGCAACACCGGCGTGCTGAACGTCCCGATCGGCGACAGACTGGCGGTGCGTCTCGTCGGCTTCCGCAACCGCACCGACGGCTTCATCCACAACAAGTTCCTCAACGAGGATTATAACGGCGAGAAGAACTACGGCTTCCGCGGCAAGCTCCTGTTCGAGCCGACAGACAAGGTCAGCCTGCTGGTTTCGGCGGACTATGCCAAGGACACGTCGGCGTGCTGCTTCTCGACGGCGCGCACGCTCGGCACCAACGCAAATCTCGCGAACTATTTCAATCTCTACGGGGTAACTCCGGGACCCGACAATCTCGATGTCGTCGCCGGCAAGCCGTTCGGCACCCTTCCGGGTGCACCGCTTCGCGTGTACAAGGGCATCAGCGGCCAGCTCGACATCGACGTGGGCGAACTCGAGCTCACTTCGATCACCGGTTACCGGAACAATCACTATATTCTGGATTTCGATGGCGACCAAACGCCGCTCGATCGATTTGATTATAACGGCGGCGACTATGATTATAAGCAGTTCAGTCAGGAACTGCGGCTTGCATCGCCCACCGGGCAGACAATCGAATGGCTTGCGGGCCTCTTCTACTTTCGCAGCACCAACAATGTTTTCTACCAAGCCGGCGGACGGCTGCTCGGCCCGGCGCCGCTGCCACTCGTCGTCGGCGTGATCGAGACCGACTTCCGCTCGAAAAGCTATGCCGGCTTCGGCTCGGTAACCTGGAATGCGTCCGACGCGCTGCGCCTGCGCGTCGGGGGCCGCCTGACCCGCGACGATCTTCGCGCCCGCCGCCTCGCATATGACCTCCCCGGGGCCCGGCCGGGTTCGTCGGCGCTGATCGGAAGCGTCGCCGGGGACACCACCGAAACGGGCCGGACGACCAATTTCTCGTGGAAGGTGACGGGCGAATATGACGTTGCGCCGGATGTCATGGTTTATGCCAATGCCGCGCGCGGCTACAAGGGGCCGGGCCTCGCATCGAGCGGTATCATCCAGCCGGGCGTCGATCCGATTATCCGACCGGAAAAGGTCTGGTCCTACGACCTCGGCATCAAGGCGAGCTTCCTCGACAATCGCGCGACCTTCAACGCGGCGCTCTTCTACGAGGATTTCACCGACTTCCAGACCCAGATCTACGACACCAGCACCAATCCTCCCGGGTTCCGCACCACCAATGCCGGCGGGCTCAAGACCAAGGGCGTGCAGGCGCAATTCTCGATCCGTCCGGCAGTCGGGCTGACGCTCAGCGCCAACGGCATCTATGTCGATGCCAAATATCACGACCTCGACGGCCTCTCCTGCCCCTACGCCTGGACCGTGCCGACGCCCTCGAACGGTTGCCGGATCGTCGCCGGCCGACCTGTGATCGACGCCTCCGGCAACCGCCTCGCCAACGCGCCGAAGTTCAAATTCAACCTCGCGGCCAACTACCAGGCGCCGGTCGCCGATGGCGTCGACCTGCTCTTCGCCACCGACTATTCGTGGCGCAGCGACGAGCAATTCTCGGCCAATGGCGATCCGCTGACGATCCAGCCCGCCTTCGGCATCTGGAACGGCTCGATCGGCCTGTCGCTGGATGGCGGCAAATGGGAATTGCGTGCATTCGTCCGCAACCTGCTCGACAAGCAATATGTCACCCTTCTCTCGCCAAACTCGGCCGACACGTCGGGCGGCTATTCCCAATATCTCTCGCGCTACAGCCAGCGCCAGGTCGGCCTGACAATGCGCGTCCGCCTTGGCAACTGA
- a CDS encoding Atxe2 family lasso peptide isopeptidase has product MSAIHLRAAWATLLLVALPGAAQAAETCSALAPRAAERPAGTLRPFGSEELVALRDIGPTDAEQGANLFALSPDGSRIAYQLVRADAAANRHCIGMFVSDVRPGAAAIQVDEGGELIRTRTIIGRLDAGPSGSARAISPIWAPDGQSFAFLKQVGGAVRIWRAFIDGRPSVPLSPDEDDIERFAFSADGRRLIYSASAGTLAVRDEIDREGLTGFRYDDRFYPIAGSRPNPAVAGSLRDVSLDIASGAARPASDGEVARLDAGQTSLQSAGGRRALLERNEDQSLLPKMRPAIIDPSGKRTACMASACQGVGQLLGWTQDMRGLLFIRREGWADEQTAIYEWRPGQRTPHRLYATIDALFGCRVANNRLICARETAQMPRHIASIDLKRRTVSVLVDPNPEMAAYSLGRVERWHFKSLSGVAAWTDIVYPVGYRPGARYPAVIVQYSSRGFLRGGTGNEFPIQPFANAGYVVISLQRPSGIALAAGARNVAEAERLLLHDFTDRRNVLSVIDAAIDRLVAQEDVDPVKIGITGLSDGSSTVQFAALNSKRFAAGVVSGCCWERSQDFLLGERVSEAFADAGWPRLADRGSAIWDRMSLAQNAHRVAFPMLFQAADREYLTALESFTALRAARVPADLYVFPGEHHIKWQPAHKLAVFKRNIQWFDFWLRDLKAVDPMAKLQYDDWSAMKSAWQGP; this is encoded by the coding sequence GTGAGCGCCATTCATTTGCGCGCCGCATGGGCGACGCTGCTTCTCGTCGCCTTGCCGGGAGCGGCGCAGGCGGCGGAGACCTGTTCCGCGCTCGCTCCGCGGGCGGCGGAACGGCCCGCCGGAACCTTGAGGCCGTTCGGCAGCGAAGAGCTTGTGGCGCTTCGCGATATCGGCCCGACGGATGCCGAGCAGGGCGCGAACCTCTTCGCACTCTCGCCGGACGGTTCACGGATCGCTTATCAACTCGTCCGCGCCGATGCCGCAGCCAACCGGCACTGCATCGGAATGTTCGTTTCCGACGTCCGGCCGGGCGCTGCGGCTATTCAGGTCGATGAAGGCGGCGAGCTCATCCGGACGCGCACGATCATCGGCCGGCTCGACGCGGGGCCGTCGGGCAGCGCGCGCGCGATCTCGCCGATATGGGCGCCCGACGGTCAGAGTTTTGCCTTCCTGAAGCAGGTTGGGGGTGCCGTCCGGATTTGGCGCGCCTTTATCGACGGACGGCCAAGTGTCCCGCTTTCGCCAGACGAAGACGACATTGAACGCTTCGCCTTTTCGGCCGACGGACGCCGGCTGATATACTCCGCGTCCGCAGGTACTCTCGCCGTACGCGACGAGATCGATCGCGAGGGTCTGACCGGCTTCCGCTATGACGATCGCTTCTATCCCATTGCCGGTAGCCGGCCCAACCCGGCGGTTGCGGGAAGTCTTCGCGATGTTTCGCTCGACATCGCGAGCGGCGCAGCGCGCCCGGCCAGCGATGGCGAGGTCGCACGTCTGGACGCTGGCCAGACGTCTCTTCAATCTGCGGGTGGCCGGCGGGCGCTGCTCGAGCGAAATGAGGATCAGTCGCTTTTGCCGAAGATGCGGCCGGCGATCATCGATCCGTCGGGGAAGAGGACTGCTTGTATGGCCTCCGCCTGCCAAGGGGTCGGACAGCTTCTAGGTTGGACGCAGGACATGCGCGGCCTTCTTTTCATTCGGCGCGAAGGATGGGCGGATGAGCAGACTGCCATTTATGAATGGCGCCCGGGGCAGAGGACGCCGCATCGACTTTATGCGACCATCGATGCCCTCTTCGGGTGCCGCGTGGCCAATAACCGGCTGATCTGTGCGCGCGAAACTGCGCAGATGCCGCGCCACATCGCGAGCATCGATTTGAAGCGCCGGACCGTGTCGGTGCTGGTCGATCCCAACCCCGAGATGGCGGCCTATTCCCTTGGACGGGTGGAGCGCTGGCATTTCAAGAGCCTGTCTGGCGTCGCAGCGTGGACGGATATCGTCTATCCCGTGGGCTACCGTCCCGGTGCCCGTTATCCTGCCGTCATAGTCCAATATAGCTCGCGCGGCTTCCTGCGCGGCGGGACCGGAAACGAGTTTCCGATCCAACCGTTTGCAAACGCCGGCTATGTCGTGATCAGTCTCCAGCGCCCGAGCGGGATCGCGCTTGCAGCGGGCGCGCGTAATGTCGCTGAAGCCGAACGATTGCTGCTTCACGACTTTACCGATCGCCGGAACGTCCTCTCGGTCATAGATGCGGCAATCGATCGCTTGGTCGCGCAGGAGGACGTCGATCCGGTGAAGATCGGGATAACGGGGCTCAGCGACGGTTCGTCGACGGTGCAATTTGCGGCTCTCAACAGCAAACGTTTTGCCGCAGGGGTGGTGAGCGGGTGCTGCTGGGAGCGGTCGCAGGATTTTCTTCTCGGGGAGAGAGTGTCAGAGGCGTTCGCGGACGCTGGTTGGCCGCGACTTGCGGACCGCGGCTCGGCCATTTGGGACCGAATGTCCTTGGCTCAAAATGCCCATCGCGTCGCCTTCCCGATGCTCTTCCAGGCTGCGGATCGGGAATATCTCACGGCATTGGAGAGCTTCACTGCGCTTCGGGCTGCCCGAGTTCCGGCTGACCTGTATGTCTTCCCAGGCGAGCATCATATCAAGTGGCAACCCGCCCACAAACTCGCAGTGTTCAAGCGAAACATTCAATGGTTCGATTTTTGGCTTCGCGACCTGAAAGCGGTCGATCCAATGGCAAAGCTTCAATACGACGATTGGAGCGCGATGAAGTCGGCCTGGCAAGGGCCATGA
- a CDS encoding TetR/AcrR family transcriptional regulator encodes MDDMGQRSEGHTRMKAADRAVTMIEEADRQINLRRSARISPADIAGDLGTSRSLVYSYFADPAALLRAVLDRHAELLTAAGIEAAVERPDFASAMTDCSLIYLKHVVAHGAAIELCFRDKWLARNLDGAMHRLGNSIYRRLARKAQRELNYSAHDALGVVQILQAVPEEGARLVRNGEVSFDMAESLCRRLIAASIDELRPAN; translated from the coding sequence ATGGACGATATGGGGCAACGCAGCGAGGGGCATACGCGGATGAAGGCGGCGGACCGCGCCGTCACGATGATCGAGGAGGCGGACCGGCAGATCAACCTTCGCCGCTCGGCCCGGATTTCGCCCGCCGACATCGCGGGAGATCTCGGGACCAGCCGTTCGCTCGTCTATTCCTATTTTGCCGATCCGGCGGCGCTCCTGCGGGCGGTGCTCGATCGACATGCCGAACTGCTGACGGCTGCCGGTATCGAGGCGGCCGTCGAGCGCCCCGACTTCGCGTCCGCGATGACCGATTGTTCGCTGATCTACCTTAAGCATGTGGTGGCCCATGGCGCTGCGATCGAGCTCTGCTTTCGCGACAAGTGGCTGGCGCGCAATCTCGACGGGGCGATGCACAGGTTGGGAAACAGCATCTATCGTCGTCTGGCGCGCAAGGCGCAGCGCGAACTCAACTATTCGGCGCATGACGCGCTTGGGGTCGTGCAGATATTGCAGGCGGTGCCCGAAGAGGGGGCGCGGCTCGTCCGCAATGGCGAGGTCTCGTTCGATATGGCGGAGAGCCTTTGCCGGCGCCTGATCGCCGCCTCGATCGACGAGCTCCGGCCCGCGAACTAG
- a CDS encoding MFS transporter, which yields MARGAVANTEAPAYGEGAGAKMPFWARFAYGSGAISTAVKNAAFAYLLLYYNQVMGIPAAIVSTAIAATLIVDALVDPLIGRWSDVTRSRIGRRHPFILGSAIPTALFFILLWFPPDGLTDIQTGIWIFAVASLTRVAVSAYDIPSTAMVPELTRDYAERTKLFSLRFWFGYAGTFAFVALSLSLFFVKTPEHPVGQLNPDGYVKFAFAGGFAMLFSILACGLGTLGQVSRMRQADAPAPVRMSMGGHLREIGAAFRHRSFLAIFAFGVLKFTAIGMASAMAIYFNTYVFDLSAKQVALLALEAVTAATLAAPLAPLFSRRLGKRQTAMWMAILGIVINNIPLALVYFGIFLPSGHPMVVPTLLLVGTIGGGFIAISLINTSSMLADVVEDYAVKSGKHLSGVFFSASSFMQQCSAALGVFAAGLVLTWSAFPEKASPATVTREMELSLLVHYVPTIVLLWLAGCLFLLFYNIDQDRHRANIQKLRALEAEENARQLQDAGVTSTTF from the coding sequence ATGGCACGAGGTGCGGTCGCGAATACCGAGGCGCCCGCCTACGGGGAGGGTGCCGGGGCCAAAATGCCATTCTGGGCACGGTTCGCTTACGGGTCTGGCGCGATTTCGACCGCGGTCAAGAATGCCGCCTTTGCCTATCTGCTCCTCTATTATAACCAGGTCATGGGCATCCCGGCCGCGATCGTGTCAACCGCGATCGCGGCGACATTGATTGTCGATGCCCTCGTCGACCCGCTGATCGGGCGCTGGTCCGATGTGACGCGCTCGCGTATCGGCAGGCGCCACCCATTCATCCTCGGGTCGGCGATCCCGACCGCGCTTTTCTTCATTCTACTCTGGTTCCCGCCTGACGGGCTGACGGATATCCAGACCGGCATCTGGATCTTCGCGGTCGCGTCGCTCACCCGCGTTGCCGTCAGTGCCTACGACATTCCGTCGACCGCGATGGTGCCCGAACTGACCCGCGACTATGCCGAACGCACCAAGCTTTTCTCGCTCCGTTTCTGGTTCGGATATGCGGGGACCTTCGCTTTTGTTGCACTCAGCCTGTCGCTGTTCTTTGTGAAGACGCCCGAGCATCCGGTCGGGCAGCTCAATCCCGACGGCTATGTGAAATTCGCGTTTGCAGGCGGATTCGCGATGCTCTTCTCGATCTTGGCTTGCGGACTCGGAACGCTCGGGCAGGTGTCGCGGATGCGTCAGGCCGACGCGCCGGCCCCCGTACGCATGAGCATGGGCGGCCATTTGCGCGAGATCGGCGCGGCCTTCCGCCACCGGAGCTTCCTCGCCATCTTCGCGTTCGGCGTCCTGAAGTTCACGGCGATCGGTATGGCCAGCGCCATGGCGATCTATTTCAACACCTATGTCTTCGACCTCTCGGCGAAGCAGGTCGCGCTGCTCGCGCTCGAAGCGGTCACCGCGGCGACGTTGGCGGCACCCCTTGCGCCGCTCTTTTCGCGGCGGCTCGGCAAGCGCCAGACCGCGATGTGGATGGCAATTCTCGGAATCGTAATCAACAATATACCGCTCGCGCTCGTCTATTTCGGCATCTTCCTGCCGAGCGGCCACCCCATGGTGGTTCCGACCCTTCTTTTGGTCGGCACGATCGGCGGCGGTTTCATCGCGATCTCGCTCATCAACACCAGTTCGATGCTGGCCGATGTGGTCGAGGATTATGCCGTGAAGTCGGGCAAGCACCTCTCCGGGGTCTTCTTCTCGGCGTCGAGCTTCATGCAGCAATGCTCGGCCGCGCTCGGCGTGTTCGCCGCCGGGCTCGTCCTCACCTGGTCAGCCTTTCCCGAAAAGGCGAGCCCGGCGACGGTCACCCGCGAGATGGAGTTGTCGTTGCTCGTCCACTATGTCCCGACGATCGTGCTCCTGTGGCTCGCGGGATGCCTCTTCCTGCTCTTCTACAATATCGATCAGGACAGGCACCGCGCGAATATCCAGAAGTTGCGCGCGCTGGAGGCCGAGGAAAATGCCCGTCAGCTTCAGGACGCGGGCGTGACGTCGACGACCTTCTGA
- a CDS encoding flavin reductase family protein: MVPTLNAFRESMARLAATVHIVTAEAEGQRHGMTMTAACSLSVDPMSMILSIHRGSATHYAIIASRRLCLNMLAPGDDMLAMRFAGALGHRGEDRFNEGDWLCRPGAPPLLRSAAAALQCELVEAHGFGTHSVLLCAVRDVQLGSGDASLVYANRRYGAVHHPAETEI, translated from the coding sequence ATGGTCCCCACTCTCAACGCCTTTCGCGAATCGATGGCGCGGCTCGCAGCAACAGTTCATATCGTCACCGCCGAAGCCGAAGGGCAACGTCACGGCATGACGATGACCGCTGCCTGCTCGCTGTCGGTCGATCCGATGTCGATGATCCTCTCGATTCATCGCGGATCGGCGACGCACTACGCGATCATCGCATCGCGGCGCCTTTGCCTCAACATGCTCGCCCCCGGCGACGACATGCTGGCGATGCGCTTCGCGGGCGCGCTCGGGCATCGCGGCGAAGACCGCTTCAACGAAGGTGACTGGCTCTGCCGTCCGGGCGCGCCTCCCCTGCTCCGCAGCGCCGCCGCGGCGCTGCAATGCGAGCTTGTCGAGGCGCATGGCTTCGGCACACACAGCGTCCTGCTCTGCGCGGTTCGCGACGTGCAACTCGGCTCGGGCGACGCCTCGCTCGTTTATGCCAACCGGCGCTACGGCGCCGTCCACCACCCCGCCGAAACAGAGATTTGA
- a CDS encoding amidohydrolase family protein: protein MAFAYGRVINDADSHTMETDDWIYEFLDDRLREKFGLLYKADKSGRVVGMIDKAKSRATDAEADAAAAENPIAGDKGWLAFGAFDASERTRMLDQYGFVSQLVFTTACLAGMARAETPEDKYAIARAANMAQQKFSNGDKRLVNVAYIPLDDPDMAFAEARRAIDAGAGAVGIAPMPSGDRSPGHPDHDRLWQMLSDRKIPFMVHIGTGTKTQPKGYHNNGRPRSADLHGGGENLRFDDFTALCFAPQEFLTAMVYDGIFHRFPDLRGGVIESGAGWVPDFLRRIDYAYKSFSRTDTYLQQLDKLPSDYIRRAVKFTPFPGEDVGQMIADAGAELFMFSSDYPHPEGTKDPVGKFEKSLDGVDEAVKDMFYRTNYDAMMNYSSDASLAAA from the coding sequence GTGGCTTTTGCATATGGCCGCGTCATCAACGACGCTGACAGTCACACCATGGAGACCGACGACTGGATCTATGAATTTCTAGACGACCGGCTGCGCGAGAAATTTGGCCTGCTCTACAAGGCCGACAAGTCGGGCCGCGTCGTCGGCATGATCGACAAGGCGAAATCGCGCGCGACCGACGCCGAGGCCGATGCCGCCGCCGCCGAAAACCCGATTGCCGGTGACAAGGGCTGGCTTGCTTTCGGCGCCTTCGACGCCAGCGAACGCACGCGCATGCTCGACCAATATGGCTTCGTCAGTCAGCTCGTCTTCACCACCGCCTGCCTCGCCGGCATGGCTCGCGCCGAAACCCCCGAGGACAAATATGCCATCGCGCGCGCCGCGAACATGGCGCAGCAGAAATTTTCGAACGGCGACAAGCGCCTCGTCAATGTCGCCTATATTCCGCTCGACGATCCGGACATGGCCTTCGCCGAAGCCAGGCGCGCGATCGACGCGGGCGCAGGCGCGGTGGGCATCGCACCCATGCCGTCGGGCGATCGTTCGCCGGGGCACCCCGATCACGACCGCCTCTGGCAGATGCTGTCCGACCGCAAGATCCCGTTCATGGTCCATATCGGCACGGGCACCAAGACGCAGCCGAAGGGTTATCACAACAACGGTCGACCGCGCTCGGCCGACCTGCACGGCGGCGGCGAGAACCTCCGCTTCGACGATTTTACCGCGCTGTGCTTCGCACCGCAGGAATTCCTGACCGCGATGGTCTATGACGGCATCTTCCACCGCTTCCCGGACCTTCGCGGCGGCGTGATCGAATCAGGCGCGGGCTGGGTGCCCGATTTCCTCCGCCGCATCGACTATGCGTACAAGAGCTTCTCGCGCACCGACACCTATCTCCAGCAGCTTGACAAGCTGCCGTCGGATTATATCCGCCGCGCGGTCAAGTTCACGCCCTTTCCGGGCGAAGATGTCGGGCAGATGATCGCCGACGCCGGCGCCGAGCTCTTCATGTTCTCGAGCGACTATCCGCATCCCGAAGGGACCAAGGACCCGGTCGGCAAGTTCGAAAAGTCGCTCGATGGCGTCGACGAGGCGGTCAAGGACATGTTCTATCGCACCAATTACGATGCGATGATGAACTATAGCTCGGACGCGTCGCTGGCAGCGGCCTGA
- a CDS encoding AMP-binding protein, whose product MTDSAAAITAPVEPTAEELFALAGKGMLFSHWARRNRDRTALLSPRGNRSFAELNGNANRLLAHFHAVGLVPGDGVALLCGNIPQFIETYLACQRGGLRLTPINWHLSPREASYILADCEAKAWVVQGEFVDLTALAPTAIVTTRLTTGVARAGFESYARALDRHDASDPIDPVIGTVMLYTSGTTGQPKGVVRQNPIILMPQRENSLCDYRDGDLNLLCGPAYHGGPLTFDIAFAIASGIPLLMMERFDAAQWLSLVGKYHVTHSHMVSTMFRRLLALPEEVRRAANLDSLKRIFHGAAPTSPEVKRAMIDWFGPVLHEYYGATEASPGIGITSEDWLKKPGSVGRIPEGSPASIRDADGNLCAPGEIGFVSFPYNPATSASYFRAPEKNAETFGRSHFSIGDLGYVDEDGYLYLTGRSAEVIISGGVNIYPQEVDNALASHPAVREVCTVGVPNEEWGEEVKAVVALADGFAASPELERHLLAYAREQLASFKIPRSIDFVETVPHSEAGKVLRAEVRRAYWATATRQI is encoded by the coding sequence ATGACTGATAGCGCGGCGGCCATTACGGCCCCGGTAGAACCGACCGCCGAAGAGCTTTTCGCTCTTGCCGGAAAGGGCATGTTGTTCAGCCATTGGGCCCGGCGGAACCGCGATCGCACCGCGCTTCTATCACCGCGCGGCAATCGCAGCTTCGCCGAACTCAACGGCAACGCCAACCGGCTGCTCGCCCATTTTCACGCGGTCGGCCTCGTCCCCGGCGACGGCGTCGCGTTGCTCTGCGGCAATATACCCCAATTCATCGAGACTTATCTCGCCTGCCAGCGCGGCGGCCTGCGCCTGACCCCGATCAACTGGCATCTTTCGCCGCGCGAGGCTTCGTATATCTTGGCAGATTGCGAGGCGAAGGCATGGGTCGTCCAGGGCGAGTTCGTCGACCTGACCGCACTCGCCCCGACCGCAATTGTCACGACACGTTTGACGACCGGCGTCGCGCGCGCCGGATTCGAAAGCTATGCACGCGCGCTCGACCGGCACGACGCGTCCGACCCAATCGACCCGGTCATCGGCACCGTCATGCTCTACACCTCGGGAACGACCGGTCAGCCCAAAGGAGTGGTCAGGCAGAATCCGATCATACTCATGCCACAGCGCGAGAACAGCCTCTGCGATTATCGCGACGGCGATCTCAACCTGCTCTGCGGCCCCGCCTATCACGGCGGCCCGCTGACCTTCGACATCGCCTTTGCGATCGCCTCGGGCATTCCGCTGCTGATGATGGAGCGTTTCGACGCCGCGCAGTGGCTGTCGCTCGTCGGCAAATATCACGTCACCCATTCGCATATGGTGAGCACGATGTTCCGCCGGCTGCTTGCGCTCCCGGAAGAGGTGCGCAGAGCCGCGAACCTCGATAGCCTCAAGCGGATATTCCATGGCGCCGCGCCGACCTCGCCCGAGGTCAAGCGCGCGATGATCGACTGGTTTGGCCCGGTCCTCCACGAGTATTATGGCGCGACCGAGGCCTCGCCGGGGATCGGCATCACATCGGAAGACTGGCTCAAAAAGCCCGGAAGCGTTGGCCGCATTCCCGAAGGCTCGCCGGCATCGATCCGCGATGCCGATGGCAACTTGTGCGCGCCCGGAGAAATCGGGTTCGTCAGCTTCCCTTATAATCCAGCAACCAGCGCGAGCTATTTCCGCGCGCCCGAAAAGAACGCCGAAACCTTCGGGCGGAGCCATTTCAGCATCGGCGATCTCGGCTATGTCGACGAAGACGGCTATCTCTATCTCACCGGCCGCTCGGCCGAGGTGATCATCTCGGGCGGGGTCAACATCTACCCGCAAGAAGTCGACAATGCGCTCGCCAGTCATCCTGCGGTGCGCGAGGTCTGCACCGTCGGCGTGCCAAACGAAGAGTGGGGCGAGGAAGTAAAGGCGGTGGTCGCGCTCGCCGATGGCTTTGCCGCCTCGCCCGAACTCGAACGGCACCTGCTCGCCTATGCGCGCGAGCAGCTCGCCTCATTCAAAATCCCCCGTTCGATCGATTTCGTCGAGACGGTCCCGCACAGCGAAGCAGGCAAGGTCCTCCGTGCCGAGGTCCGCCGCGCCTATTGGGCCACGGCGACGCGGCAGATCTGA
- a CDS encoding VOC family protein yields the protein MPTGATAPSTTPPKQRFDMQAEEIVIETAPAFYKIFVGDLERSIGFYSDCLGFREQRRIDAGKFDEVVLAPGKQGASVVLCRWKDGRAVEAGAANGPTGYFVADVDAIAARMSDRGAKMVLGPLDYAGMRIAVLADPDGHQIELLGRRAAG from the coding sequence ATGCCAACCGGCGCTACGGCGCCGTCCACCACCCCGCCGAAACAGAGATTTGACATGCAAGCAGAAGAAATCGTCATCGAGACCGCTCCCGCCTTCTACAAGATTTTCGTCGGCGACCTCGAACGTTCGATCGGCTTTTATTCCGACTGCCTTGGCTTTCGCGAGCAGCGCCGCATCGACGCAGGCAAGTTCGACGAAGTGGTCCTCGCGCCGGGAAAGCAGGGCGCCAGCGTCGTGCTCTGCCGCTGGAAAGACGGGCGAGCGGTCGAAGCCGGCGCAGCGAACGGACCGACCGGGTATTTCGTTGCCGATGTCGACGCGATAGCGGCCCGGATGTCCGACCGGGGAGCCAAGATGGTGTTAGGTCCGCTGGACTATGCAGGAATGCGAATTGCCGTACTTGCTGATCCCGACGGCCACCAAATTGAACTTTTGGGTCGCAGGGCAGCCGGCTAG